In a single window of the Dysgonomonas mossii genome:
- a CDS encoding tRNA threonylcarbamoyladenosine dehydratase — protein MKIERMQEEKGIFKRAELLLGDKLMNKISSVRVILFGVGGVGSWCAESLIRSGIRHLTIVDSDKVCETNINRQLMATTKTIGQRKVEVLKSRLLDINPDAEIEIIAQVYSEETSDSFNLQSYDYIIDAIDSLKHKVHLIRTATRTKAKLFSSMGAALKMDPTRIKVAEFWNVKGCPLAAALRRKMKQGEKPWKKFKCVYSDEVLENKGLKYEHDESKSSELLKQDNPSVKAQTNGTLVHITATFGFTLAGLIIQDICKE, from the coding sequence ATGAAAATAGAAAGAATGCAAGAGGAAAAAGGAATCTTTAAGAGAGCAGAACTATTACTGGGTGACAAATTGATGAACAAGATCTCTTCGGTAAGAGTTATTTTATTCGGTGTAGGAGGAGTTGGTAGTTGGTGTGCCGAAAGCCTGATTCGATCAGGAATAAGACATCTTACTATCGTTGACTCCGATAAAGTTTGTGAGACAAATATAAACAGACAACTTATGGCTACAACAAAAACTATTGGACAGCGTAAAGTAGAAGTATTAAAGTCTCGATTGCTCGACATCAACCCCGATGCAGAAATAGAAATTATTGCTCAGGTATATAGCGAAGAAACTTCTGATTCTTTCAATCTTCAATCTTACGACTATATAATTGATGCAATAGATAGCCTGAAACATAAGGTACATTTAATTCGCACAGCAACACGGACTAAAGCTAAATTATTTTCTTCGATGGGTGCTGCCTTAAAAATGGATCCAACGCGAATTAAAGTTGCCGAGTTTTGGAATGTAAAAGGCTGTCCGCTCGCTGCAGCCCTTCGTCGAAAAATGAAACAAGGAGAAAAACCGTGGAAAAAATTTAAATGTGTATATAGTGACGAAGTTTTAGAAAACAAAGGTCTGAAGTATGAACATGATGAGTCAAAGAGCTCAGAATTACTAAAACAAGACAATCCGAGTGTGAAAGCTCAGACCAATGGTACGCTGGTTCATATCACAGCTACATTTGGCTTCACCCTAGCAGGGCTTATTATTCAAGATATCTGCAAAGAATAA
- the purD gene encoding phosphoribosylamine--glycine ligase, with product MNILLLGNGGRENALAWKIKQSDKVQKLYVAPGNAGTHEIAVNVNLLPTDFPEIKQFVLENKIDMVVVGPEEPLVRGIYDFFVNDDDIKDIPVIGPSKIGAQLEGSKDFAKQFMMRHNIPTARYKSFTLDELDEAYSFLEELEAPYVLKADGLAAGKGVLIISDIEEAKQELKEMLSGMFGDASKTVVIEEFLSGIECSVFVLTDGDSYKILPVAKDYKRIGEGDTGLNTGGMGAVSPVSFADDVFMKKVEDRIVIPTIEGLKKDKIIYKGFIFLGLIEVKGEPMVIEYNVRMGDPETEVVMLRIKSDFVSLLEGVATGTLESKLLEIDSRYAVTVMLVAGGYPGDYEKNKEMSGLDKVKDSILFHAGTKLENNKVLTNGGRVIAISSYGETKNEALSLSFKNADVISYDKKYYRKDIGFDLK from the coding sequence ATGAATATATTATTATTAGGAAACGGAGGTCGTGAAAATGCATTGGCATGGAAGATTAAGCAAAGCGATAAGGTTCAGAAACTTTATGTGGCTCCCGGCAATGCAGGAACTCATGAAATAGCTGTAAACGTAAACTTATTGCCCACTGATTTTCCTGAGATAAAACAATTCGTATTAGAGAATAAGATAGATATGGTTGTTGTAGGTCCCGAAGAGCCACTTGTAAGAGGAATATACGATTTCTTCGTCAATGATGATGATATTAAAGATATTCCGGTTATAGGCCCCTCTAAGATAGGAGCACAGCTTGAAGGTAGCAAGGATTTTGCTAAGCAATTTATGATGCGTCATAATATTCCTACAGCCAGATATAAAAGCTTTACATTAGATGAGTTGGACGAAGCTTATTCATTTTTAGAAGAGTTAGAGGCTCCGTATGTGTTGAAGGCTGATGGATTAGCCGCAGGAAAAGGTGTACTTATAATAAGTGATATAGAGGAAGCGAAACAAGAGCTAAAAGAAATGCTTTCGGGGATGTTTGGCGATGCTAGTAAAACTGTTGTTATAGAAGAGTTTTTGTCGGGAATAGAATGTTCTGTATTTGTGTTAACGGATGGAGATTCATATAAAATACTACCTGTAGCCAAAGATTATAAACGAATTGGCGAAGGAGATACAGGGCTGAATACCGGAGGAATGGGTGCTGTGTCGCCGGTATCGTTTGCTGACGATGTATTCATGAAAAAAGTAGAAGACCGTATTGTTATTCCAACAATAGAGGGACTGAAAAAGGATAAAATTATATATAAAGGATTTATTTTCTTAGGCTTAATAGAGGTCAAAGGAGAACCTATGGTAATTGAATATAACGTACGTATGGGTGATCCTGAAACTGAAGTTGTCATGTTGCGGATAAAGTCTGATTTTGTTTCTTTGTTAGAAGGGGTTGCAACAGGTACATTGGAAAGTAAATTGTTGGAAATAGATAGTCGCTATGCTGTTACCGTGATGCTTGTTGCGGGTGGTTATCCGGGAGACTATGAGAAAAATAAAGAAATGTCGGGTTTGGATAAGGTAAAAGATAGTATCTTATTTCATGCCGGAACAAAGCTTGAAAATAATAAGGTGCTGACAAACGGAGGACGTGTTATTGCAATAAGTTCATATGGAGAAACCAAGAATGAAGCCCTATCTCTATCCTTCAAGAATGCAGATGTAATATCTTATGATAAAAAATACTATAGGAAAGATATAGGTTTCGATCTCAAATAA
- a CDS encoding linear amide C-N hydrolase, which yields MNSKQSLILLAILVLQLQASINACTGITLKSSDGSVVAARTIEWAESVMNTMYVVVPRHQQLQSLTPSGMDGMKFTSKYGFIGLSVEQKEFMVEGVNEKGLSAGLFYFPNYGKYPSYDPSQKERNLADFQLVSYVLGECETVDEVKEKLKNIRVTNIDPRSSTVHWRFTEPSGRQIVLEIVDEIMHFYDNPLGVLTNSPGLEWHWTNLNNYINLQPGTPPGHNFGPLQTKSLGHGTGLLGLPGDFTPPSRFVRATFFQLTAPQQQSAQESVFQAFHILNNFDIPTGTEQLWGKASADVPSATQFTVATDTQNCIIYYRTMYNSNIRCINLNTIDFENVKYHSMPLDSIKKQPVESVNIKS from the coding sequence ATGAACTCAAAACAATCATTAATTTTACTGGCTATACTTGTTTTGCAATTACAAGCGTCAATAAATGCTTGTACAGGTATCACATTAAAAAGTAGTGATGGAAGTGTCGTTGCCGCACGTACTATTGAATGGGCTGAAAGTGTTATGAATACGATGTATGTGGTTGTTCCTCGCCATCAGCAGCTTCAGTCGCTCACACCTTCCGGAATGGATGGAATGAAATTTACTAGCAAATACGGATTTATAGGTTTGTCGGTAGAGCAAAAGGAATTTATGGTGGAAGGTGTCAATGAAAAAGGTCTGTCTGCCGGACTCTTTTATTTCCCTAATTATGGAAAATACCCCTCTTATGATCCATCCCAAAAAGAAAGAAACTTAGCGGATTTCCAATTAGTATCTTATGTACTAGGTGAGTGTGAAACTGTAGATGAAGTTAAAGAAAAACTAAAAAATATACGTGTTACGAATATTGATCCTCGGTCTTCCACTGTACATTGGCGATTCACTGAACCATCGGGGCGTCAGATCGTACTTGAGATAGTAGATGAAATCATGCATTTTTATGATAATCCTTTGGGAGTATTGACCAATTCACCGGGCTTAGAATGGCACTGGACAAACTTGAATAATTATATAAATTTACAACCCGGCACACCTCCAGGACATAATTTTGGCCCTTTGCAAACGAAGTCGCTCGGACATGGAACCGGTTTGTTAGGACTTCCGGGAGATTTTACTCCTCCATCTCGATTTGTTCGTGCTACGTTTTTCCAATTGACTGCTCCACAACAACAGTCTGCACAGGAAAGTGTTTTCCAGGCATTTCATATTTTGAATAATTTCGATATTCCAACAGGTACAGAACAACTATGGGGAAAAGCATCAGCTGATGTACCAAGTGCTACTCAGTTTACAGTGGCTACAGATACACAAAATTGTATCATCTATTATCGAACTATGTATAATAGTAATATCCGTTGCATCAACCTAAACACTATTGATTTTGAAAATGTAAAATATCACAGTATGCCTTTGGATAGCATAAAGAAGCAACCTGTGGAATCGGTCAATATAAAATCATAA
- a CDS encoding family 43 glycosylhydrolase, producing MKKGLFTLYIAVFSLLSCNSYAQKNPFIKHMYTADPSARVWNDGRLYVYASHDIAPPQGCDLMDQYHVFSTEDMVNWVDHGEILRSTQVSWGRPEGGFMWAPDCVYKNATYYFYFPHPSESDWDKSWKIGVATSKFPAKDFVVEGYVKGMEAHIDPNVFIDDDGQAYIYQGGGGICLGGKLKDNMMELDGSLQKMEGLYDFHEAAWVHKRNGIYYLSYSDNHDNNWNDGVKGDNRMRYATSNSPLGPWKSQGIYMEPTNSYTNHGSIVEYKGQWYSFYHDSSLSEKNGEFNDWLRSVCVDKLYYNADGTIQMVNQTK from the coding sequence ATGAAAAAAGGTCTCTTCACCCTATACATCGCTGTATTTTCTCTGTTATCCTGCAATAGCTATGCTCAGAAAAATCCGTTTATAAAACATATGTATACAGCCGATCCTTCGGCTCGGGTATGGAATGATGGACGTCTGTATGTATATGCATCGCATGATATCGCCCCGCCTCAAGGGTGCGACCTGATGGATCAATATCATGTATTCTCTACAGAAGATATGGTAAACTGGGTAGATCATGGCGAAATACTTCGCTCGACTCAAGTATCCTGGGGTAGACCTGAAGGGGGGTTTATGTGGGCTCCCGATTGTGTTTATAAAAACGCCACGTATTATTTTTATTTTCCGCATCCAAGCGAATCGGATTGGGACAAAAGTTGGAAAATTGGAGTGGCAACAAGTAAATTTCCTGCAAAAGACTTTGTGGTAGAAGGATACGTAAAAGGAATGGAGGCTCATATCGACCCGAATGTATTTATCGATGATGATGGGCAAGCATACATATATCAAGGAGGTGGAGGTATATGCCTCGGAGGTAAGCTCAAAGACAATATGATGGAACTAGATGGTAGCCTTCAGAAGATGGAAGGTCTTTATGATTTCCATGAAGCGGCATGGGTACACAAGCGTAATGGTATTTATTATCTATCTTATTCAGACAATCATGATAACAATTGGAATGATGGAGTAAAAGGAGACAATCGCATGCGATATGCAACGAGCAATAGTCCACTAGGACCTTGGAAGTCTCAGGGCATTTATATGGAACCAACAAATAGCTATACGAACCATGGATCGATAGTAGAATACAAAGGTCAGTGGTACTCTTTCTACCATGATAGTTCCTTATCTGAAAAAAATGGAGAATTTAATGATTGGCTACGATCAGTATGTGTAGATAAGCTTTATTATAATGCTGATGGTACAATACAAATGGTAAATCAAACAAAGTAA
- a CDS encoding GDSL-type esterase/lipase family protein yields MKYILILCLFISQMIASAQTKVVCVGASITEGALTTDPKRDSYPAQLAHLLGSDYEVVNCGVSSCTMLRKGDHPYWNTQAYKKALNSNPDIVFIDLGGNDAKAINQVYMNEFAKDCSDMVKSFKSLPSKPRIILMLPFVSFETDSNQIWDPVIVNDIIPIIQQVAYNEDIEVLDMHSLLINRPDLFPDKIHPGDKGSEIIASRLYEQITLKTEKSFDVLAKLKTAHTINNFKGYVSIDFKLRGRDCKVVKPKFTALGKPWIWRARFWAHEPQTDIALLERGYHLVYCDVAELMGNKEALSIWDEFYNLLTNADLSKKSTMEGMSRGAMYSFCWAAANPDKVSCIYVDNPLLDCRYLADRNGDLDEMTENFIQAYNMKTKADIRTFKGSPTDKIKEIVNGRYPILILCANQDEAVPPSQTIEFERKIKEAGGDITVMMKDGFKHHPHSLSNPAPIVDFILKANRK; encoded by the coding sequence ATGAAATATATACTTATTCTCTGTCTTTTCATCTCTCAGATGATAGCTAGTGCTCAGACAAAAGTAGTCTGTGTAGGAGCGAGTATTACGGAAGGGGCGTTAACAACTGATCCGAAAAGAGATTCGTATCCAGCACAGCTCGCACACCTTTTAGGGAGTGATTACGAAGTGGTCAATTGTGGAGTAAGTAGTTGTACCATGCTTCGCAAAGGAGATCATCCCTATTGGAATACCCAAGCCTATAAGAAAGCTTTAAATAGCAATCCCGATATCGTGTTTATTGATCTAGGAGGAAATGATGCAAAGGCTATTAATCAGGTTTACATGAATGAGTTTGCAAAGGATTGTAGCGACATGGTAAAGTCCTTTAAAAGCCTGCCATCAAAACCACGAATTATCCTGATGCTTCCCTTTGTTTCCTTCGAAACAGACTCGAACCAAATATGGGATCCCGTTATTGTAAACGATATTATTCCAATTATTCAGCAGGTAGCATACAATGAAGATATAGAAGTATTGGATATGCACTCCCTGCTGATAAATAGACCCGATTTATTTCCGGACAAGATACATCCCGGAGACAAAGGTTCGGAAATTATAGCGAGCAGATTATATGAGCAAATTACATTAAAAACAGAAAAATCTTTTGATGTTCTGGCGAAACTAAAAACAGCACATACTATAAATAATTTCAAAGGATACGTATCGATAGATTTTAAGTTAAGAGGTCGTGACTGTAAAGTTGTTAAACCTAAATTTACAGCTTTGGGAAAACCGTGGATATGGCGTGCCCGATTTTGGGCGCATGAACCACAAACCGATATAGCTCTACTCGAAAGAGGCTATCATCTGGTATATTGCGATGTTGCCGAACTGATGGGAAATAAGGAGGCACTTTCTATATGGGATGAGTTCTACAATCTATTAACAAATGCAGATTTATCGAAAAAGAGTACAATGGAAGGTATGAGCCGCGGTGCAATGTATTCATTTTGCTGGGCAGCAGCCAATCCAGATAAAGTTAGTTGCATATACGTAGATAATCCTTTGCTCGACTGCCGCTATTTAGCAGATAGAAATGGAGATTTAGATGAAATGACGGAAAACTTCATACAAGCATACAATATGAAAACGAAAGCGGATATACGTACATTTAAAGGAAGCCCAACAGATAAGATAAAAGAAATAGTAAATGGAAGATACCCTATTCTTATACTTTGTGCCAATCAGGATGAAGCTGTACCTCCAAGTCAAACGATCGAGTTTGAAAGAAAAATAAAAGAAGCGGGTGGAGATATCACCGTAATGATGAAGGATGGCTTCAAACATCACCCGCATAGTCTTTCTAATCCTGCACCCATTGTTGACTTCATACTAAAAGCAAATAGAAAATAA
- a CDS encoding glycoside hydrolase family 31 protein, with the protein MKKALITLFILTLCSQLTAQNYQRTSQGIKANINSTSIEIQFFNSKIIRILKYPQGEIPNKKSLSVIKEPESTNFQIQEYNNVITLTSSEVIVTLNLKTGDVLFNGTDTRPFIAEKNSSSIFTPKNYESGKSYEVQQTFLLDKQEAIYGLGQHQQGHMNQRGQEVELRQRNTEIAIPIIHSVKGYAIFWDNYSPTVYKDSAEGLSFTSASGKCIDYYFMYGQNADGVIAQIRELTGQAPMFPLWTYGFWQSRERYTSQDELLDVVKKYRSLNIPLDGIVQDWQYWSTDNKQWNAVEFGNPTFPNPQKMIDDVHKMNAHIAISVWPSFGPNTNIHKELKNKKLLFNFDTFPQDNGVKVYDAFNPEGRRVYWDFMNKNIFSIGMDGWWLDATEPEYNVSEKSFNETTYLGSYRDIANAYPLASIGGVYDNQRKTTSEKRVYILTRSAFAGQQRYGANSWSGDIDSRWHVLRNQISAGLNFSLCGIPYWNTDIGGFWAGRVYPKGVEDRAFHELYVRWMQFATFTPMMRSHGTNTPREIYLFGKKGDWAYDAQEKYINLRYSLLPYMYSIGHDITANAGSMMRALSMDFAKDKKVHNIDNQFMFGKSILVAPVTDSMYVDRINGNVIENFNVVKSRKVYLPEGADWYDFWTGEKLNGGQEVSKAAPIDIIPLYIKAGTILPWGPKVQYAEERKWDNLKLFVYPGKDAESVLYEDENNNYNYEKGIYSTITMKWNDKSKTLTIGKRRGEFPGMLKTRSFNITVIEEGKSINITSQPDKEILYQGEEMNIKL; encoded by the coding sequence ATGAAAAAAGCACTCATTACACTTTTCATTCTCACCCTTTGCAGTCAGCTTACTGCACAAAATTATCAGCGTACATCTCAAGGCATAAAGGCTAATATAAATTCAACAAGCATTGAAATTCAATTTTTTAATTCTAAAATTATAAGGATTTTAAAATATCCACAGGGAGAAATCCCAAACAAAAAAAGCCTCTCGGTGATTAAAGAACCTGAAAGCACAAATTTTCAAATACAAGAATATAACAATGTGATAACATTAACTTCATCAGAGGTTATTGTTACCCTAAACCTCAAGACCGGAGATGTATTATTTAACGGTACTGACACGAGACCTTTTATAGCAGAGAAGAATAGTTCTTCCATCTTTACGCCAAAAAACTACGAGAGCGGTAAGTCTTACGAAGTACAACAAACATTTCTATTGGATAAGCAAGAGGCCATTTACGGGCTGGGACAGCATCAACAAGGACATATGAATCAACGCGGACAAGAGGTAGAGCTTCGCCAGAGAAATACGGAAATAGCAATACCAATTATTCATTCGGTAAAAGGATATGCCATCTTCTGGGATAATTACTCGCCTACAGTTTATAAAGATTCGGCAGAAGGATTGTCTTTTACTTCTGCTTCGGGTAAATGTATTGATTATTATTTTATGTATGGACAAAATGCTGATGGTGTCATTGCACAGATACGAGAACTGACAGGGCAGGCTCCAATGTTTCCGTTATGGACATACGGATTTTGGCAAAGCCGCGAACGATATACATCGCAAGATGAACTACTGGATGTGGTAAAAAAATACCGCAGTCTAAACATACCTCTTGACGGCATTGTGCAGGACTGGCAATACTGGAGCACTGACAACAAGCAGTGGAACGCTGTAGAATTTGGAAATCCGACTTTCCCTAATCCTCAGAAAATGATAGACGATGTGCACAAAATGAATGCACATATAGCCATCTCCGTTTGGCCATCCTTTGGCCCGAATACAAATATCCATAAAGAACTAAAAAATAAAAAACTCTTATTCAACTTCGATACATTTCCTCAAGATAATGGAGTAAAAGTATATGATGCATTCAATCCCGAAGGTCGCCGAGTGTATTGGGATTTCATGAATAAAAATATATTCTCTATCGGTATGGACGGTTGGTGGCTGGATGCCACAGAGCCAGAATACAATGTAAGTGAAAAGTCTTTCAATGAGACTACATATCTTGGGTCATACAGAGACATAGCAAATGCGTATCCACTGGCATCTATTGGTGGTGTGTACGACAACCAACGCAAGACGACGTCTGAAAAGCGCGTATATATACTTACCCGCTCAGCCTTTGCAGGACAGCAACGCTATGGAGCAAACTCTTGGTCGGGAGATATCGATTCACGTTGGCATGTGCTTCGCAATCAAATTTCGGCAGGCCTAAACTTCTCTCTTTGCGGAATTCCTTACTGGAACACAGACATAGGAGGTTTTTGGGCAGGGCGTGTCTATCCTAAAGGGGTTGAAGATAGAGCATTCCATGAATTATATGTGCGTTGGATGCAGTTCGCTACATTTACACCAATGATGCGTTCGCATGGAACAAATACTCCCCGAGAGATATATCTGTTCGGAAAAAAAGGAGATTGGGCTTATGATGCTCAGGAGAAATATATCAATCTTCGATATAGTCTATTACCATATATGTATTCTATAGGACATGACATTACAGCAAATGCAGGCTCTATGATGAGGGCTTTAAGCATGGATTTTGCCAAAGACAAAAAAGTACATAATATAGACAATCAGTTTATGTTTGGTAAGTCAATACTAGTTGCCCCTGTAACAGATTCTATGTATGTGGATCGTATAAATGGCAATGTTATAGAAAATTTCAATGTGGTAAAATCTCGAAAAGTATATTTGCCGGAAGGAGCCGACTGGTATGATTTCTGGACAGGAGAAAAGCTTAACGGAGGACAGGAAGTCAGCAAAGCAGCACCAATAGATATTATTCCACTATATATAAAAGCGGGCACTATACTCCCATGGGGTCCCAAAGTGCAATATGCAGAGGAAAGAAAATGGGATAATCTTAAGCTATTTGTTTATCCCGGAAAAGATGCTGAATCTGTATTGTATGAAGATGAGAACAACAACTATAATTACGAAAAAGGGATCTATTCAACAATTACAATGAAATGGAATGACAAAAGTAAAACATTGACTATAGGAAAGAGGCGAGGCGAATTTCCGGGCATGTTGAAAACCAGATCTTTTAATATTACAGTAATAGAGGAAGGGAAAAGCATAAATATTACTTCACAACCCGATAAAGAAATTCTATATCAAGGTGAAGAAATGAACATTAAGCTCTAG
- a CDS encoding GH92 family glycosyl hydrolase, whose protein sequence is MKLRNAFTIVFISILSACTASNNSGVNKQPVDYVNPYMGNISHLLVPTYPTIHLPNSMLRVYPERADFTSDMIKGLPLIITSHRGSSAFNLSPYQGDKAKIKPVISYSYDREKITPYSYEVDLDDQQTHIQYALAHQSAIYQIDYTLPNTPAYLILNSRNGAIRTDGNIVSGYQKLANNTNVYIYLETEQNPVLTGVLKDNTINDKEKSAEGNNACVVLYYGDNAQTLRLRYGVSFISEEQAKENLRREQKDYEVKQLADKGRKIWNDALGKIKVNGDSDTDKTVFYTSLYRCYERPVCISEGGRYFSAFDGKVHEDAGKPFFTDDWIWDTYRATHPLRVMIDAEEEVNIINSYLLMAEQMGNNWMPTFPEITGDSRRMNSNHAVATVIDGYAKGLKGFDLEKAYIACKKGIEEKTLIPWSGAPAGWLDEFYKEKGYIPALYPGEKETVANVSPFEKRQPIAVTLGTAYDQWCLSQIAKALGKEDEAKYYLKSSYNYRNVYNAETGFFHPKDKEGKFIEPFDYRFSGGMGARDYYGENNGWIYRWDVPHNVDDLVNLMGGNEQFIKNLDQTFNEPLGRGKYEFYAQLPDHTGNVGQFSMANEPSLHIPYLYNYAGQPWKTQKRIHTLLKQWFRNDLMGVPGDEDGGGTSAFVVFSMMGFYPVTPGMPVYNIGSPMFSQASMILSNGKVFEVVAQNYSEDNKYIQSATLNGKEWNKPWFNHSNIENGGKLVLIMGNKANKAWGANQAPPSAEKL, encoded by the coding sequence ATGAAGCTTAGAAATGCATTCACCATTGTTTTTATTTCTATTTTATCAGCTTGCACAGCAAGTAACAACAGCGGTGTCAACAAGCAGCCGGTAGATTATGTAAACCCTTATATGGGAAACATCAGTCACCTATTGGTACCCACGTATCCGACCATCCATCTGCCTAACAGTATGCTTCGGGTTTACCCCGAACGTGCCGATTTCACGAGCGATATGATCAAGGGGCTACCTCTGATCATCACGAGTCACAGAGGTAGTTCGGCCTTCAACCTGAGTCCTTATCAGGGTGATAAAGCCAAAATAAAACCTGTTATATCCTACAGCTACGATCGTGAAAAGATCACGCCGTACAGCTATGAGGTTGACTTGGACGATCAACAAACGCATATCCAATATGCACTTGCTCACCAATCCGCTATTTATCAGATAGACTATACTTTGCCCAACACTCCTGCTTACCTGATACTCAATTCGCGTAACGGAGCGATAAGGACAGACGGAAATATAGTAAGCGGATACCAAAAACTGGCGAATAATACGAATGTATATATATATCTGGAAACAGAACAAAACCCTGTACTTACAGGAGTATTGAAAGACAATACAATAAACGACAAAGAAAAAAGTGCCGAAGGCAACAATGCCTGTGTCGTATTATATTATGGAGATAATGCACAAACTTTGCGCTTACGCTACGGAGTATCATTTATCAGCGAAGAACAAGCAAAAGAGAATCTACGCAGAGAGCAAAAAGACTATGAAGTGAAACAACTGGCTGATAAAGGCCGCAAAATATGGAATGACGCTTTAGGCAAAATCAAGGTTAATGGAGACAGCGATACTGACAAAACGGTATTCTATACTTCTCTCTATCGTTGTTATGAACGTCCGGTATGCATCAGCGAAGGCGGTCGTTACTTCAGTGCTTTTGACGGAAAAGTACATGAAGACGCAGGCAAACCGTTCTTTACAGACGACTGGATCTGGGACACCTATCGTGCTACTCATCCTTTGCGTGTAATGATCGATGCTGAGGAAGAAGTGAATATCATTAATTCATACTTGCTGATGGCGGAACAAATGGGCAACAACTGGATGCCTACCTTCCCTGAGATTACAGGCGATTCTCGCCGGATGAACTCCAACCATGCCGTAGCTACAGTTATTGATGGCTATGCAAAAGGGTTAAAAGGTTTCGACTTGGAAAAGGCATATATCGCATGTAAAAAAGGAATAGAAGAAAAAACGCTTATTCCATGGTCGGGAGCTCCTGCCGGATGGCTAGATGAGTTTTATAAAGAAAAAGGATATATTCCGGCGTTATATCCGGGCGAAAAAGAAACGGTAGCAAATGTTAGCCCTTTCGAAAAAAGACAACCGATAGCCGTAACCCTTGGCACTGCATACGATCAATGGTGCTTGTCGCAAATAGCCAAAGCCTTGGGCAAAGAAGATGAAGCAAAGTATTATCTGAAGAGTTCTTACAACTATAGAAATGTCTACAATGCAGAAACAGGCTTTTTCCACCCGAAAGATAAAGAAGGGAAATTTATAGAACCGTTCGATTACCGCTTCTCGGGAGGCATGGGTGCACGGGACTATTACGGAGAAAATAACGGCTGGATTTATCGTTGGGATGTACCTCATAATGTGGATGACCTTGTAAATCTGATGGGAGGAAATGAACAATTCATAAAGAATCTGGATCAAACTTTTAACGAACCTCTTGGACGTGGCAAATACGAATTTTATGCACAATTGCCCGATCATACAGGCAATGTAGGACAATTCTCTATGGCAAACGAACCAAGCCTTCATATTCCTTATCTCTACAACTACGCCGGACAGCCGTGGAAAACGCAGAAACGTATTCATACTTTATTGAAGCAGTGGTTTAGAAACGACCTGATGGGCGTTCCCGGCGATGAAGACGGAGGAGGAACATCTGCTTTTGTGGTATTCTCTATGATGGGATTCTATCCTGTTACTCCGGGTATGCCTGTTTATAATATTGGAAGCCCCATGTTTTCTCAAGCTAGTATGATATTGAGCAATGGTAAAGTATTTGAAGTAGTAGCTCAAAACTATTCTGAAGACAACAAGTATATCCAATCGGCTACATTGAATGGAAAAGAGTGGAACAAACCTTGGTTCAATCATTCGAATATAGAAAATGGCGGCAAACTTGTGTTAATAATGGGTAATAAGGCGAATAAAGCATGGGGAGCAAACCAAGCTCCACCTTCAGCCGAAAAACTATAA